The following coding sequences are from one Paenibacillus stellifer window:
- a CDS encoding SMP-30/gluconolactonase/LRE family protein — protein sequence MANQPELLVEELALLGEGPLWLPESKTIVWVDIEEMCIHLYTPGTEKKEVIPVGERIGAVVPAADGRMVCALQTGFAYLDLASRSLERIADPEEDQPDNRFNDGKCDPAGRFWAGTMPLEGGSPAGALYRLDGDGTVTKMLAGVGCSNGLAWNAEATAMYYIDTPTGRVDQFDYDVLTGNIKNRRTAFHLPPDQGFPDGMTIDIEGMLWVAHWGGSCVSRWNPVTGKCLESVQLPVSQVTSCCFGGENLDELYITSARDGLSDEQLQGEPLAGGIFKYTPGVRGVTANVFKNR from the coding sequence TTGGCAAATCAGCCGGAATTGCTCGTAGAGGAGCTGGCGCTGCTGGGCGAGGGGCCGCTGTGGCTGCCGGAGAGCAAGACAATCGTATGGGTGGATATCGAGGAAATGTGCATCCATCTGTATACGCCGGGAACGGAAAAGAAGGAAGTCATACCCGTTGGCGAGCGGATCGGCGCCGTTGTGCCTGCGGCGGACGGGCGCATGGTCTGCGCGCTGCAGACCGGATTCGCCTATCTGGATTTAGCCTCCAGAAGTTTGGAGCGAATTGCCGATCCGGAAGAAGATCAGCCGGACAATCGGTTTAATGACGGAAAATGCGATCCGGCCGGCCGCTTCTGGGCGGGGACCATGCCGCTTGAAGGCGGTAGCCCGGCCGGGGCGCTGTACAGGCTGGATGGTGACGGCACCGTTACTAAAATGCTTGCCGGAGTTGGCTGCTCCAATGGTCTAGCCTGGAATGCTGAAGCGACTGCTATGTATTATATCGACACGCCTACCGGCCGGGTCGATCAGTTTGACTATGATGTTCTGACAGGCAACATCAAGAACCGGCGGACAGCCTTTCACCTTCCGCCCGATCAAGGATTCCCCGATGGAATGACTATCGACATCGAAGGCATGCTGTGGGTGGCTCATTGGGGAGGAAGCTGCGTGAGCCGCTGGAATCCGGTTACCGGGAAGTGTCTGGAGAGCGTGCAGCTGCCCGTATCCCAGGTAACCTCCTGCTGCTTCGGCGGGGAAAACCTGGATGAACTGTATATCACGTCGGCGAGAGATGGCCTCAGCGATGAGCAATTGCAAGGTGAGCCGCTTGCGGGCGGCATCTTCAAATATACACCCGGAGTCAGAGGGGTCACGGCAAATGTCTTCAAGAACAGGTAA
- a CDS encoding alanine racemase: MNQYELDTPCILVDYSKLLNNIYRYQQIADDAGVALRPHVKTHKTPQIAHLQVEAGAVGITVAKLGEAEVMADAGIRNIVIAYPIVGEAKLERLIRLAKRVELTVACDSYEVAAGISAAALNAGIVINMWIEIDPGYGRVGVQPGENLLRLAESLAPLQGIRVTGVLEFAGHSYDAETDEQRQEVAVREAKAAESAADVLRGCGFPVETVSGGSTPVSRFASMMEGVTEIRPGTYVFGDLTQVKAGALDIGQCALTVLATVISRPAPDRAVIDGGTKVFTMDGEDSVIGTGRGFVVGHPDITVSWFNEEHGVLTLPPSEQGLKVGDKLEIIPVHCCAVVNMLDELNIVQDGQVKDTWTIAARGKVK, encoded by the coding sequence ATGAATCAATACGAATTGGATACTCCCTGTATTCTCGTCGATTACAGTAAGCTGCTGAATAACATTTACCGTTACCAGCAAATTGCGGATGATGCCGGAGTTGCTCTGCGGCCGCATGTCAAAACCCATAAAACACCGCAAATTGCCCATCTGCAAGTTGAGGCCGGAGCTGTAGGCATTACCGTTGCCAAGCTTGGAGAAGCCGAGGTTATGGCGGACGCGGGCATTCGCAATATAGTGATCGCCTATCCCATCGTCGGTGAAGCGAAGCTGGAGCGTCTGATCCGGCTGGCTAAGCGCGTGGAGCTTACCGTTGCCTGCGACAGCTATGAGGTGGCTGCGGGTATATCCGCAGCGGCGCTCAATGCGGGGATCGTCATTAACATGTGGATCGAGATCGATCCCGGTTATGGCCGGGTGGGTGTGCAGCCCGGGGAGAATCTGCTGCGGCTGGCCGAATCGCTTGCTCCGCTGCAGGGAATCCGGGTGACCGGCGTGCTGGAATTCGCCGGGCATTCCTATGATGCGGAGACTGACGAGCAGCGCCAGGAGGTTGCGGTCCGAGAGGCGAAGGCCGCTGAAAGTGCGGCGGATGTTCTGCGGGGCTGCGGCTTCCCCGTTGAGACGGTCAGCGGAGGCTCGACGCCTGTGAGCCGCTTCGCCTCCATGATGGAAGGCGTCACGGAGATTCGCCCCGGCACTTATGTATTCGGGGATTTGACGCAGGTCAAAGCCGGAGCACTTGATATCGGGCAATGCGCATTGACGGTGCTGGCTACGGTTATCAGCCGTCCCGCCCCCGACCGTGCCGTCATTGACGGCGGGACGAAGGTGTTCACCATGGACGGGGAAGATTCTGTCATCGGAACCGGGCGCGGCTTCGTTGTCGGACACCCGGATATTACCGTGTCCTGGTTCAATGAAGAGCATGGCGTGCTGACACTGCCGCCTTCGGAACAAGGGCTGAAGGTCGGGGACAAGCTGGAGATTATTCCTGTCCATTGCTGCGCCGTCGTTAATATGCTGGATGAACTGAACATTGTCCAGGATGGTCAGGTTAAGGATACGTGGACGATTGCTGCAAGAGGCAAAGTCAAATAA
- a CDS encoding MBL fold metallo-hydrolase, whose product MKLQYLGTAAADGWPALFCKCEPCEAARRAGGKNIRTRSQSIIDDCLLVDMPPDTYYHALKYNVDLSAIGHILITHSHEDHFYPADMILKAEPYAHLGEAKSISVYGNRVIVDMLRQAMDSSGIEDIEDYINPVYVEPFVPFAIGPYTVTPLPAYHMPNEECYIYCIEKDGKRLLYGHDTGVFPQPTAEYIARTFFHLVSLDCTFCLRPWEHGHLGLPNNAEIRKEMLEQGSADQNTMFVINHFSHNGYTIHDELVPHAEKLGFITAFDGMIIEV is encoded by the coding sequence ATGAAGCTTCAGTATTTAGGCACGGCGGCGGCGGACGGATGGCCCGCTCTTTTTTGCAAATGCGAGCCTTGCGAGGCGGCCAGAAGGGCAGGCGGGAAAAATATCCGCACCAGGTCCCAGAGCATTATTGATGACTGTCTGCTTGTCGACATGCCGCCGGATACTTATTATCATGCGCTGAAATACAATGTGGATTTATCGGCCATCGGGCATATCCTGATCACCCATTCCCATGAAGACCATTTCTATCCGGCAGATATGATTCTGAAAGCCGAGCCTTATGCCCATCTGGGCGAAGCCAAGAGCATTAGCGTGTATGGCAACAGGGTGATTGTGGACATGCTGCGGCAGGCGATGGACAGTAGCGGGATTGAGGACATTGAGGATTATATAAATCCGGTATATGTGGAGCCTTTTGTACCTTTTGCGATTGGTCCGTATACGGTAACTCCGCTGCCCGCCTACCATATGCCCAATGAAGAATGTTACATCTACTGCATCGAGAAGGACGGCAAAAGGCTGCTCTACGGTCATGATACAGGGGTGTTTCCGCAGCCGACCGCTGAGTATATTGCCCGGACCTTTTTCCATTTGGTGAGCCTGGACTGCACGTTCTGCTTAAGACCGTGGGAGCACGGCCATCTGGGGCTTCCGAATAATGCCGAGATCCGGAAGGAGATGCTGGAACAAGGCTCTGCGGATCAAAATACCATGTTCGTCATCAATCATTTCTCCCATAACGGCTACACCATCCATGATGAACTTGTCCCGCACGCGGAAAAATTGGGCTTCATCACGGCGTTCGACGGCATGATTATTGAGGTTTGA
- a CDS encoding SDR family NAD(P)-dependent oxidoreductase: MRRFENSTALVTGAGQGIGLAIAERFAAEGAHVILADIQEALLLQAAERFKDLGYSVSYQALDVSRPEQVDRMVERIVQDGRSIDILANNAGVAWEESFLDIKDDNWRRMIDVNLNGMFYVAQRVARQMKEQGKGAIINMSSTNGLAGEAKYAHYNASKGGVILLTKTMAVELGASGIRVNAVCPGYIQTPMSEAIDDPEFVSRYIQNHIPLGRVGEPKDISGVFAFLASEDAAFINGECIVVDGGQLAF; encoded by the coding sequence ATGCGGCGTTTTGAGAATTCAACAGCACTGGTAACAGGTGCGGGCCAGGGAATTGGCCTTGCAATTGCGGAGCGCTTCGCAGCGGAAGGTGCGCATGTCATCCTTGCGGATATTCAGGAAGCGCTGCTGCTGCAAGCGGCGGAACGCTTCAAGGACTTGGGATACTCTGTTTCTTATCAGGCGCTGGATGTGTCCCGTCCCGAACAGGTGGACCGGATGGTTGAGCGCATTGTCCAGGACGGAAGAAGCATCGATATTCTGGCGAATAATGCCGGTGTGGCCTGGGAGGAGTCCTTCCTCGACATCAAGGATGACAACTGGCGAAGAATGATTGATGTGAATTTGAACGGCATGTTCTATGTGGCGCAGCGGGTTGCCCGCCAGATGAAGGAACAGGGCAAGGGAGCGATTATCAACATGTCCTCCACCAATGGACTCGCGGGGGAAGCGAAATACGCGCATTATAATGCTTCCAAAGGCGGGGTCATTCTGCTGACGAAGACCATGGCGGTGGAACTGGGCGCTTCGGGGATTCGCGTGAACGCGGTCTGTCCGGGCTATATTCAGACCCCGATGTCGGAGGCAATCGATGATCCCGAGTTTGTCAGCCGGTATATTCAGAACCATATCCCGCTGGGCCGTGTCGGGGAACCGAAGGACATTTCCGGCGTGTTCGCCTTTCTCGCTTCGGAGGATGCGGCCTTTATCAACGGCGAATGTATCGTCGTAGACGGCGGACAGCTGGCATTTTAA
- a CDS encoding MFS transporter → MRAAYERNKLADAGSIRTVFFICWITYTSTYIGRLNFNASMGEMMTSDHFSKSQLGLVAAAFFFAYGIGQFISGILGDRVSPKLLVFLGLTCSSALNLAMGISSTYEMMVILWSLNGLAQSLTWSPMAKLIADRLPKKESFRALAVLTTTVPAGTLITYLMCSLLIDYSGWRMVFDMAAFLMFPVAVVWYIVISKLEHKADNGGFTEQSPALAATGTTFPLHHTPLYTLFAVSGLLFIGMGAMLHGILKDGIMTWMPTYLAEGYHTGSSLAIRLTMVLPVINLAGVYLAGLINRKIFQNELVTAAALFALTVLALLVLIGYGKNSLPLALLMLGIVTSAMLGVNAMLVSFVPVYFRESGRVSTVSGLLNSATYVGSALSSYGIGAVAEQLGWGFTRLSWCVLALGGAVICVIASGRWRAFTRKI, encoded by the coding sequence GTGAGAGCGGCCTATGAAAGGAACAAACTTGCTGATGCCGGGAGCATCAGGACTGTATTTTTCATCTGCTGGATCACATACACCTCGACGTACATCGGCCGGCTCAATTTCAACGCAAGCATGGGCGAGATGATGACCTCCGATCATTTCAGCAAGTCCCAGCTTGGACTCGTGGCGGCAGCCTTTTTCTTCGCCTATGGCATCGGCCAGTTCATAAGCGGCATTCTGGGTGACCGGGTATCCCCCAAGCTTCTGGTGTTCCTTGGACTCACTTGTTCTTCGGCATTGAATCTGGCGATGGGGATCAGCTCAACCTATGAAATGATGGTCATTCTATGGTCTCTTAACGGGCTGGCGCAGTCCTTGACCTGGTCGCCGATGGCGAAGCTCATTGCCGACAGGCTGCCGAAGAAAGAGAGCTTCAGAGCGCTGGCGGTCCTTACGACCACCGTCCCGGCCGGTACGCTAATCACCTACCTGATGTGCTCCTTGCTCATTGATTATTCGGGCTGGCGGATGGTGTTTGATATGGCGGCCTTCCTTATGTTTCCCGTTGCCGTAGTCTGGTATATCGTCATCTCGAAGCTGGAACACAAGGCGGACAACGGCGGATTCACAGAACAATCCCCGGCTCTAGCCGCCACCGGCACAACCTTTCCTCTTCATCATACGCCCCTGTATACGTTGTTTGCAGTCTCCGGACTGCTGTTCATTGGCATGGGAGCCATGCTTCACGGCATTTTGAAAGACGGAATTATGACCTGGATGCCCACCTACCTAGCGGAAGGATATCATACCGGCTCTTCGCTTGCGATCCGATTAACGATGGTTCTGCCGGTTATTAATCTGGCGGGCGTCTATTTGGCGGGCTTGATCAATCGGAAAATATTCCAGAATGAGCTGGTTACGGCAGCGGCCCTGTTTGCCCTGACCGTGCTGGCTTTGCTGGTTCTTATAGGGTATGGAAAAAATAGCCTGCCGCTCGCGCTCCTGATGCTGGGGATCGTCACCTCGGCAATGCTGGGAGTGAATGCGATGCTGGTAAGCTTCGTACCGGTCTACTTCAGGGAGAGCGGAAGAGTATCGACCGTCTCCGGGCTGCTAAATTCGGCAACTTATGTGGGCAGCGCCCTTTCCAGCTATGGAATCGGAGCTGTTGCCGAACAGTTGGGCTGGGGCTTCACCCGGTTGTCATGGTGTGTGCTGGCATTGGGAGGGGCCGTGATCTGCGTAATCGCGAGCGGCCGCTGGCGGGCTTTTACGAGAAAGATCTAG
- a CDS encoding M20 family metallopeptidase, translating into MEDKLQDEKLRIREWVQLNRERMIEMLSELIRHDTVNKVISGSEKECQEALCMMLEDLGLEAELYEPEQVPGFHEHPAYYPGKDYSGRPNVSAVWTGTGEGKSLLFSGHIDTAAVAPGWQGSPFEPVISGSKLYGLGAYDMKGGLVASILAVKCLMDLGLRLKGDVVIESVVDEEFGGANGTVAGRARGIIADAVIIPEPTNLALYPATRGGALWRVTFRGTTGLSFNGEEIRNPAVDAARFILFLEQYEVLRAEAEGPAPWYSGRKEQLPIIVTRLEAGDLKSPLCDVGPVECHVDIWVECYPGVDEDQLREELLTGYRDFCGVRPGDGLALPEFKRMIRFLPGSQVAADIPLIPLLAGEIESATGQAAEVTGSPFACDAFVFNEYSDSPALILGPAGGNAHAPGEYVDLDSLSVLIEIYAGAMLRWCGSSAAEL; encoded by the coding sequence ATGGAGGACAAGCTTCAGGATGAGAAGCTCCGGATCAGAGAATGGGTGCAGCTGAACCGTGAGCGAATGATCGAGATGCTGTCTGAGCTGATCCGGCATGATACGGTCAATAAGGTAATCAGCGGTTCGGAGAAGGAGTGCCAGGAAGCGTTATGCATGATGCTGGAAGATCTTGGTCTTGAGGCCGAGCTGTACGAGCCCGAGCAGGTTCCCGGGTTCCACGAGCATCCGGCCTACTACCCTGGGAAGGATTACAGCGGCCGGCCAAATGTCAGTGCGGTGTGGACAGGAACAGGCGAAGGCAAATCGCTGCTGTTCTCCGGCCATATCGACACGGCGGCGGTTGCCCCGGGATGGCAGGGTTCTCCGTTCGAGCCGGTCATCTCGGGCAGCAAGCTGTATGGGCTGGGCGCCTACGATATGAAAGGCGGGCTTGTGGCATCGATTCTGGCGGTGAAATGCTTGATGGATCTCGGGCTGCGGCTGAAGGGGGATGTGGTGATCGAATCGGTTGTGGATGAAGAATTCGGCGGCGCCAACGGAACAGTGGCAGGCCGGGCGCGCGGGATCATCGCCGATGCGGTTATCATCCCCGAGCCAACCAATCTGGCCTTGTACCCGGCGACCCGGGGAGGAGCCTTGTGGCGGGTGACTTTCAGAGGGACGACAGGACTGTCCTTCAACGGCGAGGAAATTCGCAACCCGGCGGTCGATGCGGCGAGATTCATTCTGTTTCTGGAGCAATATGAGGTGCTGCGCGCCGAAGCGGAAGGACCTGCTCCGTGGTATTCCGGACGGAAGGAGCAGCTTCCGATTATCGTTACGCGGCTGGAGGCCGGGGATCTGAAGTCGCCGCTCTGCGACGTCGGACCCGTTGAGTGTCATGTGGACATCTGGGTGGAATGTTACCCGGGTGTGGACGAAGATCAGCTCCGCGAGGAGCTGCTGACCGGCTACCGGGATTTCTGCGGAGTGCGGCCCGGTGATGGTCTCGCCCTGCCGGAGTTCAAGCGGATGATCCGCTTCCTGCCGGGCAGTCAGGTGGCGGCGGATATTCCGCTGATTCCGCTGCTCGCTGGGGAGATTGAATCGGCTACGGGACAAGCGGCCGAGGTGACCGGCTCGCCGTTCGCCTGCGATGCGTTTGTCTTCAATGAATACAGCGATTCACCAGCGCTGATTCTGGGACCGGCGGGCGGCAACGCCCATGCGCCGGGTGAATATGTCGATCTGGACAGCCTGTCCGTCCTGATCGAAATCTATGCAGGCGCGATGCTTCGCTGGTGCGGATCATCAGCCGCCGAATTGTAA
- a CDS encoding RidA family protein, which translates to MRQAIRTRNASVGSGPYSQGIAAGNMLFISGQGPLDGDGSIVSGDIEAETRLTMNNIKAIVEAGGCTMDDIVKINVFLASLADFDRFNAVYQSYFESPFPARTCVEAGLDGIKVEIDAIAYKPE; encoded by the coding sequence ATGAGACAAGCCATTCGCACCCGTAATGCCTCCGTCGGAAGCGGACCTTATTCCCAAGGGATTGCCGCCGGAAATATGCTGTTTATTTCCGGACAAGGCCCCCTTGATGGGGATGGAAGCATCGTGAGCGGTGATATTGAAGCGGAGACCAGACTGACCATGAACAACATCAAGGCGATCGTGGAGGCAGGCGGATGTACGATGGACGATATTGTGAAGATCAATGTTTTCCTCGCCAGCCTTGCCGACTTCGACCGTTTTAACGCGGTCTATCAATCTTACTTCGAGAGCCCGTTTCCGGCGAGAACCTGCGTGGAGGCCGGCCTGGACGGAATCAAGGTGGAGATCGACGCCATCGCATACAAGCCGGAGTAA
- a CDS encoding glycoside hydrolase family 35 protein yields the protein MAVVEWKGSQLIQDGEPVQLLSGALHYFRVVPEYWGDRLLKLKACGFNAVETYVPWNFHEPKPGQFRFEGMADVERFIRLAGELGLFVIVRPSPYICAEWEFGGLPSWLLADSEIRLRCQDEKFLSRVDSYYDELLPRLKPLLCTNGGPIIALQIENEYGSYGNDLRYLEHIRQGMIKRGMDVLLFTSDGPTDHMLQGGSVPGAWATVNFGSGTKEAFAKLRQYQPDQPLMCMEYWNGWFDHWGESHHTRDAADVAKVFEEMLEEKASVNFYMFHGGTNFGFWNGANCQLKDQYEPTVTSYDYDSLLSESGEPTDKFFAVRDIIAKYKDIGELKLPEPIGTKAYGEVAMTGRAPLFTQADRLSAPVRRTNPEPMEILGQDYGFIAYSTWISGPREKQHLVIQEVRDRALVFLDGKLQGVLERGKPELSVAFAVPEEGAELTILVENMGRINYGPYLRDPKGITEGVRHGFQFLFGWTIHCFPLEDLSALQFGDVFVDESGDVSGDESVLNSPSFYRGYFEVDEAKDTFLRLDGWTKGVVFVNGFNLGRYWNIGPQRTLYVPAPLLRQGCNELIVFELHGTAREVAVFVDTPDLGPSDEQSYED from the coding sequence ATGGCGGTTGTTGAATGGAAAGGATCTCAGCTGATCCAGGACGGAGAGCCGGTTCAGCTCCTGTCGGGAGCGCTGCATTATTTCAGGGTGGTGCCCGAGTATTGGGGTGACCGGCTGCTCAAATTGAAGGCTTGCGGGTTCAATGCCGTGGAGACTTACGTGCCGTGGAATTTCCATGAGCCGAAGCCCGGGCAGTTTCGCTTTGAGGGCATGGCTGATGTGGAGCGCTTCATCCGGTTGGCGGGGGAGCTGGGCTTGTTCGTTATCGTCCGCCCAAGCCCTTACATCTGTGCGGAGTGGGAGTTCGGCGGGCTGCCTTCATGGCTGCTGGCGGATTCAGAAATCCGGCTGCGCTGCCAGGATGAGAAATTTCTGAGCCGGGTGGACAGTTACTATGATGAGCTGCTGCCCCGGTTAAAGCCGCTGCTGTGCACCAATGGCGGACCGATCATTGCGCTGCAGATCGAGAACGAATACGGCAGCTACGGCAATGACCTCCGGTATTTGGAGCATATCCGCCAGGGAATGATCAAGCGCGGAATGGATGTCCTGCTGTTCACCTCGGACGGGCCAACAGACCATATGCTGCAGGGTGGTTCAGTGCCGGGGGCCTGGGCTACTGTGAATTTTGGGTCCGGTACGAAAGAAGCCTTTGCCAAGCTGCGCCAATATCAGCCTGATCAGCCTCTGATGTGCATGGAGTATTGGAACGGGTGGTTCGACCATTGGGGAGAGTCTCATCATACGCGGGACGCCGCCGATGTAGCCAAAGTATTCGAAGAGATGCTGGAGGAGAAGGCATCGGTTAATTTCTACATGTTCCACGGCGGAACGAATTTCGGGTTCTGGAACGGGGCGAACTGCCAGCTGAAGGATCAGTATGAGCCTACGGTTACGAGCTATGACTATGATTCGCTCTTGAGTGAAAGTGGCGAGCCGACGGATAAATTCTTCGCGGTGCGTGACATCATCGCCAAATACAAGGATATCGGCGAGCTGAAGCTGCCTGAACCGATTGGCACGAAAGCGTATGGCGAGGTTGCGATGACCGGGCGGGCGCCGCTGTTCACCCAGGCGGACCGGCTCTCTGCTCCTGTCCGCAGAACGAATCCCGAGCCGATGGAGATACTGGGCCAGGATTACGGGTTTATTGCATACAGCACATGGATTTCCGGCCCCAGAGAGAAGCAGCACCTTGTCATCCAGGAGGTTCGGGATCGTGCGCTGGTCTTTCTGGACGGGAAGCTTCAGGGCGTGCTGGAACGCGGGAAGCCGGAGCTGTCGGTAGCGTTCGCAGTGCCGGAGGAAGGTGCGGAGCTGACCATTCTAGTTGAAAATATGGGGCGGATCAACTATGGTCCGTATTTGAGAGACCCGAAGGGAATTACGGAGGGGGTCCGGCATGGATTTCAGTTTCTGTTCGGCTGGACGATCCACTGTTTCCCGCTTGAGGATTTGTCCGCACTGCAATTTGGCGATGTGTTTGTCGATGAATCTGGCGATGTATCTGGCGATGAATCAGTATTGAACAGCCCGTCCTTCTACCGGGGATACTTCGAGGTTGATGAGGCGAAGGATACCTTCCTTCGGCTGGACGGCTGGACCAAGGGAGTCGTATTTGTGAACGGTTTCAATCTGGGGCGGTACTGGAACATAGGTCCTCAACGCACATTGTACGTGCCTGCGCCCCTCTTGCGCCAAGGCTGCAATGAGCTGATCGTATTCGAGCTGCACGGAACCGCCCGTGAGGTTGCAGTCTTTGTGGATACACCAGATTTGGGTCCATCGGATGAACAAAGTTACGAAGACTGA